The Apium graveolens cultivar Ventura chromosome 3, ASM990537v1, whole genome shotgun sequence sequence ATGGGTGGCATGTGATTCGGAATTGATACAGATAACTTACCACATAATGCATTATTCCTGTCTTTCCTATAAAGAATCGAAACGGCTTTATGAACTCAATTACAAGGGCTGCTTTTGCCGACCCTGTAGAACACAAGAGGGCAAAAGGTAAGTAATTAGATATCCAAAAGCAATACTATGGAGATTAAAGTTAACTACCATTAGAACATGTCATTGTTTAATATAAATCTAAATCTATCTATTGCAAGTTACAATGATTAAACGTCTTCCACCATAACATGAATGGGAGTCAATTTAGGGACCTTTCAGAAGTCTCTATCTTTTAGCTACTTCCAAGACATCAAAGAGGCCACTCATTTGAGATCTacataattcatatttttacTGGAATGACGTTAATATCAATCTTATCCGGAGTATGATTCCGGAAAACTCTGTCTCGCACATAAAAATTACTTCATTCTATCAATTTTACGATGTTGTGTCCAGTGGCCTCTACTTAGATCCGTCCTTGGCAGTGTCGGTAAAAATGGTTACCTACTTTCCCAGAACAGGAGAATTAGTTGGAAACTGACTCAGCATCCTCTCTCCGCTTCTCCTTAAGGTTATTTCATGATACAGAATGATTATATCCCCCATCTTCAGTCTTTAAATGTCCTCCATTATATGGGACCAAAGTTCTCAGCTTGCTGCCCTAAATAGTGACAGATATGACGAATGTAAGTTAATCACAGAAATATCAGTTTAAGAAGGTATTAATTACAGTACAATTAAGTAATATAAACCTAAGCTTCTAAAGATGGATACAAAGATTGAAGAGTCAACTATTCACTGCTAGTAAAATGACATAAGCTTGGTCTCAATTGCACAGAAAATATCAACAGCTACAAGGGTCGTAACGATCAAATCAGATGTCATTTTGTCGAGGAAAAAATAATAAGAAAAACATGCTTTAGAGGCTGTTAAACGATGAGCAACAAGGCAGCTTCCTAATTTATTTTTCTCCAGTCTTCAACTATTCAAATATAGAGGTCGCAGCAGCCACCATCTTATGGTCAAGATTCAAGAATGTTTTATCTGCCAAAGTGGGGTCTTATCATATTATTGCAGGACAAATTTTTCAACAGTGAaacaagaaacaaatatgcaacATGTAGTAGACCCACCAAggttttaattaaaatattttaattaaatatttaaccCTCTACAATCTACATGCTTGATGCTTCTACTGATACTTCACTTCCCTATAAATAGGACTCAAAACTCAGCATATTCTACACAGAACTTCATAAGCTTCAACTTACACACACTCGGTGAAATTCAGAAAGACATTAAGAGGAGAAAGAACACACAGAGATGGAGAACTTTCCAATCATCAACTTGCAGAAGCTGAACGCTGAAGAGAGAACCTCTACGATGGAGAGTATTAAAGATGCTTGCGAGAACTGGGGATTCTTTGAGGTACTAGTATAACTTTTTCTGTGCACTCTCGATATCTTATTTTACCTGGCTAGTGTATCATTTTAGTAGTGGTCTAGATCCAACTGATGATGTTAATTTATACTGTTGCAGCTTGTGAACCACGGGATTTCACATGATCTTATGGACACGGTGGAACGATTGACAAAGGAGCACTATAAGAAGTGCATGGAGCAGAGGTTCAAGGAGATGGTTGCGAGTAAAGCTCTGGAGGGAGTCCAAGCAGAAGTTACTGATATGGACTGGGAGAGCACCTTCTTTTTACGCCATCTCCCGTATACAAACATTTCCGAGATCCCTGACCTTGAGGATGAGTACAGGTACAAATATCTAAAAGATCATTACTTATGCCATAATAATTGTTGAACTTAACTTATAACAGATGATATTATGCATGGTCATCTGTGTCCTAGACTCCTAGTTGTCTTGATTCTCCTATATATTCATGTGCTTCTGTACATTTTGGGGTGACAGGAAGGTGATGAAGGAATTTGCAGGAAAGCTCGAGAAACTAGCAGAGGAACTTCTGGACTTGCTGTGTGAGAATCTGGGACTAGAGAAAGGTTACCTAAAGAAAGCCTTTCATGGCACAAAGGGTCCCAATTTTGGCACAAAGGTCAGCAACTACCCCCCATGTCCCAATCCAGAGTTGATCAAGGGGCTAAGAGCTCACACAGATGCTGGTGGCATAATCTTACTATTCCAAGATGACAAGGTCAGCGGTCTACAGCTCCTCAAGGATGGCAAGTGGGTTGATGTTCCACCAATGCGTCATTCCATTGTGATCAACCTCGGTGATCAACTAGAGGTACAAGCTGTTCAACAAAACTTCACTATATACATTGATTTACGAGTGAGACCCTAATTACATTTCTTAAATATAGGTTATCACCAACGGGAAATACAAGAGTGTGCTTCACAGAGTGATAGCTCAATCAGATGGAAATCGCATGTCTCTTGCTTCATTTTACAACCCTGGCAATGACGCTATTATCTATCCAGCATCAGCACTGGTGGAGAAAGAAACAGATGAGAAGCAAGTATACCCAAAGTTCATGTTCGATGATTACATGAAGCTATATACGACTGTCAAATTTCAGGCCAAGGAACCACGGTTTGAAGCCATGAAAGCTATAGAAATGGATGTGAATTTGAAACAAATTGCAGCATAGATGTTTGGAGTAGTCTGAAACTGTGATTTTATATTGCTATCATATGGGGGTGTGCTTTCTGAGTGTAACAAAGAGACCGAAACATATTCTattctaaattattatattaaatcaTCTTGTTAATATTGCCGCCGTCCCCCAAAGTACACTCAAAGCATGGTATTAGAAGAAAAATGAAATTTGTTGTCTTTACAAACTAAAAGGCCAAAAGGGAAACAGTACTAAAGAGAAGCTATTATATGCTAAAACAGTGGAGAACTGCATTATGCCAACTTTTGATGACTTCACTATTAACAGAAAACCATACATACTGCGCAGGTACATGTAAAGCATTTTAACAAAGGAACCAAATTTGAGACGACTAATCATGGTATAAGACAATTTTCTTACGAAATGATGATTTTAAAGAGAGAAACAAAGGAAGAAAACTCAAGAGCTGAACCCCAATAGATGTAAAAAGAAGTCAAA is a genomic window containing:
- the LOC141713485 gene encoding 1-aminocyclopropane-1-carboxylate oxidase 3, which produces MENFPIINLQKLNAEERTSTMESIKDACENWGFFELVNHGISHDLMDTVERLTKEHYKKCMEQRFKEMVASKALEGVQAEVTDMDWESTFFLRHLPYTNISEIPDLEDEYRKVMKEFAGKLEKLAEELLDLLCENLGLEKGYLKKAFHGTKGPNFGTKVSNYPPCPNPELIKGLRAHTDAGGIILLFQDDKVSGLQLLKDGKWVDVPPMRHSIVINLGDQLEVITNGKYKSVLHRVIAQSDGNRMSLASFYNPGNDAIIYPASALVEKETDEKQVYPKFMFDDYMKLYTTVKFQAKEPRFEAMKAIEMDVNLKQIAA